The Flavobacterium sp. 123 genome contains a region encoding:
- a CDS encoding type II toxin-antitoxin system ParD family antitoxin, translating to MGRNTSISLGNHFESFIEHSINDGRFNNASEVIRAGLRLLEDEENKIVALRKAINDGIESGRAVDFDAKKHLNVLKARKKSNG from the coding sequence ATGGGACGAAATACTTCTATATCGCTTGGTAATCATTTCGAAAGTTTTATCGAACACAGTATAAATGATGGAAGATTCAATAACGCAAGTGAAGTTATCAGAGCTGGTCTTCGTCTTTTAGAAGATGAGGAAAATAAAATTGTAGCTTTAAGAAAAGCTATTAATGATGGAATTGAAAGTGGACGTGCAGTAGATTTTGATGCTAAAAAACATCTTAACGTTTTAAAAGCAAGAAAAAAATCAAATGGCTAA
- a CDS encoding type II toxin-antitoxin system RelE/ParE family toxin, whose translation MAKYYLTNKAVDDLTEIWDYTIETWSEMQAEKYYDLLMASCDDLANNPELGRNYDIVTKGILSFKSGEHIIFYSIISKNEIEIARILHGMMDLKSRL comes from the coding sequence ATGGCTAAATATTATTTAACAAATAAAGCTGTTGATGACTTAACTGAAATTTGGGATTATACAATCGAAACTTGGTCCGAAATGCAAGCTGAAAAGTATTATGATTTACTTATGGCATCATGTGATGATTTAGCAAATAATCCAGAACTTGGTAGAAACTATGATATAGTTACGAAAGGAATATTAAGTTTTAAATCCGGTGAACATATTATTTTCTACTCAATTATATCAAAGAACGAAATAGAAATTGCAAGAATTCTTCATGGAATGATGGATTTAAAAAGCAGACTATAA
- a CDS encoding Crp/Fnr family transcriptional regulator, translated as MTEILKQNISKHISLSEIEMMDFCGLFQKKSIKKKEFLLREGEICKFEGFVTKGLFRVYHIDNNGFEQVLYFAIENWWITDMDSFTNEKPSNLYIEALEDSEVLLISKKDKEFAYENLPKIEKLFRIMTQKTHIALQRRIIDNLSKTADQRYIDFIEKYPQLFQRLTNLHIAAYLGISHEFLSKIRKKNSIKK; from the coding sequence ATGACAGAGATATTAAAACAGAACATATCAAAACATATCTCACTTTCCGAAATAGAAATGATGGACTTTTGCGGTTTATTTCAAAAAAAATCTATCAAGAAGAAAGAATTTTTATTACGAGAAGGTGAAATTTGCAAATTTGAAGGTTTTGTTACAAAAGGTCTTTTCCGCGTATACCATATTGATAATAATGGCTTTGAGCAAGTACTATATTTCGCTATTGAAAATTGGTGGATTACAGATATGGACAGTTTTACTAACGAAAAACCATCAAATCTATACATTGAAGCATTAGAAGATAGCGAAGTGCTATTGATTTCAAAAAAAGACAAAGAATTTGCATATGAAAATTTACCCAAAATAGAAAAACTATTTAGGATAATGACCCAAAAGACGCACATTGCTTTACAACGCAGAATAATAGATAATTTGAGTAAAACTGCTGACCAACGTTACATTGATTTTATAGAAAAATATCCTCAACTTTTCCAAAGATTGACTAATCTTCATATAGCGGCTTACCTTGGTATCAGCCATGAATTTTTGAGTAAAATCAGAAAAAAAAATTCCATAAAAAAATAG
- a CDS encoding MBL fold metallo-hydrolase, whose product MKNSISKVFLTTLILFNMESQAQSFKTIETKDLKLQVYNASENSFGVASVIVSGKTDAVLIDAQFTLEDAEKVAQEIKNSGKKLTTIFVSHGDPDFYFGLEVFKKYFPEVTAYASPATVEHIKATAQKKLEVWGERLGKNITSNVILPQVLKGNSIELEGQRLEIIGLEDFPNKTFVWIPSIKAVVGGINVFGTTFHLWMADAQTPEARKNWIAVLDKIEALHPEIVIPAHANSQSPFDISAEKHTKNYIQFYEEALKTNKTSEVLIKALKAKYPTLTFETALMIGAKVNTGEMKW is encoded by the coding sequence ATGAAAAACAGTATTTCAAAAGTATTTTTAACAACTTTAATTTTATTCAATATGGAATCACAAGCACAAAGTTTCAAAACAATTGAAACCAAAGATCTAAAACTTCAAGTTTACAACGCATCAGAAAACAGTTTTGGTGTAGCATCGGTAATCGTAAGTGGCAAAACAGATGCCGTTTTAATCGACGCACAATTTACTTTGGAAGATGCCGAAAAAGTGGCTCAGGAAATTAAAAATTCTGGCAAAAAACTAACAACAATATTTGTTTCACACGGTGACCCTGATTTTTATTTCGGATTAGAAGTATTCAAAAAATATTTTCCCGAAGTTACAGCTTACGCATCACCTGCAACGGTTGAACACATAAAAGCGACCGCTCAAAAGAAATTAGAAGTTTGGGGCGAAAGACTGGGCAAAAACATAACATCAAATGTTATTTTGCCACAAGTTTTAAAAGGAAACAGCATAGAATTGGAAGGTCAGAGATTAGAAATAATTGGTTTGGAAGATTTTCCGAATAAAACTTTTGTTTGGATTCCTTCAATCAAAGCAGTTGTTGGCGGTATTAATGTGTTCGGAACTACTTTTCATCTTTGGATGGCAGATGCACAAACCCCAGAAGCTCGCAAAAATTGGATTGCGGTTTTAGACAAAATTGAAGCACTACATCCTGAAATTGTAATTCCTGCTCACGCCAATTCTCAAAGCCCATTTGATATTAGTGCGGAAAAACATACTAAAAATTACATTCAATTTTACGAAGAAGCCTTGAAAACCAACAAAACTTCGGAGGTCTTAATCAAAGCCCTTAAAGCAAAATACCCTACATTAACTTTTGAAACCGCTTTAATGATTGGTGCAAAAGTAAACACTGGAGAAATGAAATGGTAA
- a CDS encoding nuclear transport factor 2 family protein: MTNLEIIKSTYEGKTSEENGKNLDKYAAEDIYWTEAKGFPYAGTYIGIENITKNVFSRLGSEWINYKFTPEDYIASDDKVVAYGTYTGTYKITNKSFTARVAHVWKLKDGKIISFEQFVDSKIVNNSMK, from the coding sequence ATGACAAATCTTGAAATTATAAAAAGCACTTACGAAGGAAAAACATCCGAAGAAAATGGCAAAAATTTGGATAAGTATGCAGCCGAGGATATCTATTGGACAGAAGCCAAGGGTTTTCCATATGCAGGAACTTATATTGGCATAGAAAACATTACCAAAAATGTTTTTAGTAGATTGGGAAGTGAATGGATTAATTATAAATTTACACCTGAAGATTACATTGCTAGTGATGATAAAGTTGTTGCCTACGGAACTTACACAGGAACTTACAAGATTACAAACAAATCATTTACTGCAAGAGTAGCCCACGTTTGGAAACTTAAAGACGGAAAAATAATTAGCTTTGAGCAGTTTGTGGATAGTAAAATCGTTAATAATTCAATGAAATAA
- a CDS encoding ester cyclase has translation MKKIVLIVVVFVFSISANAQTKRNIKQEEANKKLVVTFYQQLIGDKDVVAIDKFLDNNFITHNPTMLNGKEPLRTAFLKDFSKAPKIKIDYRHVGADGDLVFLHIKMTRPDGKVEAIADIFKIKNNKIIEMWDVIQEVPENSANEHPMF, from the coding sequence ATGAAAAAAATTGTATTAATTGTTGTCGTATTTGTTTTTAGCATTTCGGCAAACGCACAAACCAAAAGAAATATAAAACAAGAAGAAGCCAACAAGAAATTAGTTGTTACATTTTATCAGCAACTCATTGGTGACAAAGACGTAGTTGCAATTGATAAATTTTTGGATAACAATTTTATCACACACAATCCAACGATGCTAAATGGTAAAGAGCCTTTGAGAACAGCATTCTTAAAGGACTTTAGTAAAGCACCTAAAATAAAAATAGATTATAGGCACGTTGGAGCAGATGGGGATTTAGTTTTTTTACACATCAAAATGACCAGACCAGACGGAAAAGTGGAAGCAATTGCAGATATTTTCAAAATCAAGAACAATAAAATAATAGAAATGTGGGATGTTATACAAGAAGTTCCTGAAAATTCGGCAAATGAACATCCTATGTTTTAA
- a CDS encoding GNAT family N-acetyltransferase, with protein MIHSKRTNSEDSDFKKLVVLLDQHLAILDGEDHAFYSQFDTLDNINNVVVCYQESTAIGCGAFKVYDSNTVEIKRMFVHPDFRGKGIASTLLKELENWATEFNYTACVLETGKNNPTAIQLYNKSGYQIIPNYDQYENVATSVCMKKLMSK; from the coding sequence ATGATACACTCCAAAAGAACCAATTCTGAAGATTCTGATTTTAAAAAATTGGTGGTTTTATTAGACCAACATTTAGCCATTTTGGATGGTGAAGATCATGCCTTTTATTCCCAATTCGACACTCTTGATAATATCAATAATGTGGTGGTTTGCTATCAGGAATCCACCGCTATAGGATGTGGCGCATTCAAAGTATACGATAGCAATACCGTTGAAATCAAACGAATGTTTGTTCATCCTGATTTTCGTGGAAAAGGAATTGCTAGTACCCTTTTAAAAGAACTTGAAAACTGGGCAACTGAATTTAATTATACCGCCTGCGTTTTAGAAACTGGCAAAAACAATCCAACCGCAATTCAATTGTATAACAAATCTGGTTACCAAATAATTCCTAATTATGATCAATATGAAAATGTAGCAACTAGTGTCTGCATGAAAAAATTGATGTCTAAATAA
- a CDS encoding TetR/AcrR family transcriptional regulator: MKSNFNDKQIQILEVAERLFAEKGFDGTSIRDIAKEAKINIAMVSYYFGSKERLLESLIFYRTSDLKNQLENLLQEDLEPIEKINKLIELYINRINSNRGIYRILHFEFTAKKRDQNLLAFSELKKGNLKSLEAIIEEGQKKGVFRKDVIIPLITPTILGTFFHFHMNKPFFENLLNLKTEALYNNYIKTNLTKHIQQTIKALLIYES, from the coding sequence TTGAAAAGCAATTTTAACGACAAACAAATTCAGATTCTCGAAGTGGCCGAAAGGTTATTTGCCGAGAAAGGATTTGATGGAACTTCCATCCGAGATATTGCAAAAGAAGCAAAAATAAATATTGCAATGGTCTCGTATTACTTTGGTTCTAAAGAGCGCTTGTTAGAATCTTTAATTTTTTACAGAACTTCAGATTTAAAAAATCAATTAGAGAATTTACTACAAGAAGATCTTGAGCCTATCGAGAAAATAAACAAGCTAATTGAACTCTACATTAATAGAATCAATAGCAACCGTGGAATTTACAGAATTTTACATTTTGAATTCACTGCTAAAAAAAGAGATCAAAATCTTTTGGCTTTTTCTGAATTAAAAAAAGGAAACTTAAAATCCTTAGAAGCCATCATAGAAGAAGGTCAAAAAAAAGGTGTATTCAGAAAAGACGTAATTATTCCGCTTATCACCCCTACTATTTTAGGAACTTTTTTCCATTTTCATATGAACAAGCCTTTTTTTGAAAACTTGCTGAATTTGAAAACAGAAGCTCTATATAACAATTACATCAAAACAAATTTGACAAAGCACATTCAACAAACAATAAAAGCCCTTCTTATATATGAAAGTTAG
- a CDS encoding TolC family protein encodes MKVSQLMLFGVFLIGIQSIEAQEKTSLTLDEAIHLAWNKSNEVSLANTKVNSKKYELITIKNNQYPDFKISGQYQRLAKASVNLKLNQNSNSSGSSEPAPVVDQLMIGQVNANLPVFAGFKMQNNIKLHENLYQAETASATQTKEEVAMKVINHYASLYKAQKTIELLIENQKRAQQRVFDFIELEKNGIIPRNDLLKSQLQVSKIQLSIDEANNNLNIVNYYLVTLLKLPADTKLEVRESDFANFQMTNIPSDEKPALENRKDLQAVKFQEKASLDNVKIAKGSYYPSIAIVGGYTSLDLKNVVTVKNAMNFGLGISYDLSSILKNGTSVKLAESKVLEVQNSQAILTDYIKVQVQKAIEDYNLALKQNEVYGEAVAQASENYRIIKDKYDNGLSDTNDLLEADVEQLSSNINKALARANIIQKYYELLSVTGQLSQTFNLSKI; translated from the coding sequence ATGAAAGTTAGTCAATTAATGCTCTTTGGGGTGTTCCTTATTGGAATTCAATCCATTGAAGCACAAGAAAAAACAAGTTTAACGCTAGACGAAGCCATTCATTTGGCTTGGAACAAAAGCAATGAGGTTTCCTTAGCCAATACTAAAGTTAATTCTAAGAAATATGAATTAATTACGATAAAAAACAATCAATATCCTGATTTTAAAATTTCAGGGCAATACCAAAGATTGGCCAAAGCTTCTGTAAATTTAAAACTCAATCAAAACAGCAACAGTAGCGGTAGTTCTGAACCTGCACCAGTTGTTGATCAATTAATGATTGGACAGGTTAATGCAAATCTTCCTGTTTTTGCTGGTTTTAAGATGCAAAATAACATCAAACTTCATGAAAATTTGTACCAAGCCGAAACTGCTTCTGCTACACAAACTAAAGAAGAAGTGGCAATGAAGGTCATAAACCATTACGCTAGTCTTTATAAAGCACAAAAAACAATTGAACTTTTGATCGAAAATCAAAAAAGAGCACAACAACGTGTTTTTGATTTTATAGAATTAGAAAAAAATGGGATTATTCCAAGAAATGATTTATTGAAATCACAATTGCAGGTTTCAAAAATTCAACTGTCCATTGATGAAGCAAATAACAATTTGAATATTGTCAATTATTATTTAGTCACCCTGCTTAAATTACCTGCTGATACCAAATTAGAAGTTCGTGAAAGTGATTTTGCAAATTTCCAAATGACAAACATTCCTTCGGATGAAAAACCAGCATTAGAGAATCGTAAAGATTTACAAGCGGTTAAATTTCAAGAAAAAGCAAGTTTGGACAATGTAAAAATTGCCAAAGGATCTTATTATCCCTCTATTGCAATTGTTGGTGGATATACTTCTTTGGATTTAAAAAATGTAGTTACCGTTAAAAATGCAATGAATTTCGGTCTAGGTATTTCCTATGATTTGAGTTCTATTCTTAAAAATGGTACTTCGGTAAAACTAGCAGAAAGCAAAGTGCTTGAAGTACAAAATTCGCAAGCTATACTTACTGATTACATAAAAGTGCAAGTACAAAAAGCTATTGAAGATTATAATCTTGCCTTAAAACAAAATGAAGTTTATGGCGAAGCTGTAGCGCAAGCATCAGAGAATTATAGAATCATAAAAGACAAATATGACAACGGCCTTTCGGATACAAATGATTTGCTGGAAGCCGATGTAGAACAATTAAGTTCAAACATAAATAAAGCACTCGCTAGAGCAAACATAATTCAAAAATATTACGAATTACTATCTGTAACTGGACAATTATCACAAACTTTCAATCTTTCAAAAATATAA
- a CDS encoding HlyD family secretion protein, producing MEKKKTNTKFIIILTALIVLGGTYGAYKYIHSLSHEQTDDAQIEKKMNPIIPRVSGYVDKVYIKDNDYVKKGDTLFTIDKRDYTLKIEEANAAMIGAEGSFEVSKADIGGALASIAVSDANAKSASGNIESAKIKLGRVTSDYNRYNNLYKTHTITKQQYEQALAAKQEAENQVRILQQQERASNFQKSVIEAKSKVSNKQTEVAAANIKRAKAMLDAAKLNLTYTVVTAAIDGQVSKIDIQPGQLVQAGQSLFYIINNTEAWVVANFKETQLNKMVIGQKVTVKVDAYPDYDFEGTITSFSPATGSRFSLLPPDNATGNFVKTIQRLPVKISLNTSNDKEKIKLLRPGMNVDVDVHLK from the coding sequence ATGGAAAAGAAAAAAACAAATACCAAATTTATAATTATCCTAACGGCTTTAATAGTATTAGGAGGAACATATGGAGCTTATAAATACATCCATTCCTTGTCTCATGAGCAAACTGATGATGCTCAAATCGAGAAAAAAATGAATCCAATAATCCCTCGTGTTTCTGGATATGTGGATAAAGTGTATATCAAAGACAATGATTATGTAAAGAAAGGGGATACTTTGTTTACTATTGACAAAAGAGATTATACTTTGAAAATTGAAGAAGCTAATGCTGCTATGATTGGAGCTGAAGGAAGTTTTGAAGTTTCAAAAGCGGACATTGGAGGCGCACTTGCAAGCATCGCTGTTTCTGATGCAAACGCAAAATCAGCAAGCGGAAATATTGAATCAGCAAAAATCAAATTAGGTCGTGTAACTAGTGATTACAACAGATACAATAACTTGTATAAAACCCACACTATTACTAAACAACAATACGAGCAAGCATTAGCTGCTAAACAAGAAGCAGAAAACCAAGTACGTATTTTGCAACAACAAGAAAGAGCTAGCAACTTTCAAAAATCTGTAATTGAAGCTAAATCTAAAGTATCTAACAAACAAACTGAAGTAGCTGCTGCCAATATAAAAAGAGCAAAAGCAATGCTTGATGCTGCAAAATTGAACTTGACTTATACAGTTGTTACAGCTGCTATAGACGGACAAGTTTCTAAAATCGATATTCAACCAGGACAATTAGTTCAAGCTGGACAATCTTTATTTTACATTATCAATAATACTGAAGCTTGGGTTGTTGCAAACTTTAAAGAAACGCAACTAAACAAAATGGTTATTGGTCAAAAAGTTACTGTAAAAGTAGATGCTTATCCGGATTATGATTTTGAAGGTACAATTACTTCATTTTCTCCAGCTACAGGTTCTCGCTTTTCTTTACTTCCTCCTGATAATGCAACTGGAAATTTCGTAAAAACAATTCAAAGATTACCGGTGAAAATCAGCTTGAACACATCAAATGATAAAGAAAAAATAAAATTATTACGTCCAGGTATGAATGTGGATGTGGATGTACATTTAAAATAA
- a CDS encoding MDR family MFS transporter, producing the protein MATPVEDDLVEYGYRRVLITITAVLCALLEIVDTTIVNVALTNMRGSLGATLNDVAWVITAYAIANVIVIPMTSWLSQQFGRKNYFVASIIIFTTASFLCGNATNIWELIIFRFIQGLGGGALLVTAQTIITESYPVAKRGMAQAIYGMGVIVGPTLGPPLGGYLVDNFSWPYIFYINIPLGIMAAILAFTFVRSPKYGEKLKANQVDWLGIFLLTTFIGSLQFVLEHGQQDDWFNNSTITALSVTSVFGLVLFVWRELTYKHPIVNLSVLKDGNLRIGVVMCFILGFGLYGSTLIIPIYTQAILGWTATDAGLLLIPGSITTAFMMPIIGKMIQRGIPQGYMVGVGFLIFFFFTLMMYNRMTPSTGVEHLFWPLILRGIGLGLLFVPITTLSLSTLKGKHIGEGAAFTGMMRQLGGSFGIAIITTFITRFTQKHRIDLISNLDASKFEVQQRVALLQRGFMSKGFSSNEALKKAYQIIDYSVLKQSTVLSYMDIFLYLGILFLFCIPIIFLIKKGKNKVNPADAMH; encoded by the coding sequence ATGGCGACACCAGTAGAAGATGATTTAGTAGAATACGGCTACAGACGGGTTTTAATTACAATTACAGCGGTACTTTGTGCCTTGCTGGAAATTGTTGATACAACCATTGTTAATGTGGCGCTTACTAACATGAGAGGAAGTCTAGGCGCAACATTAAATGATGTGGCTTGGGTGATTACTGCTTATGCAATTGCGAATGTTATTGTTATTCCAATGACAAGCTGGCTTTCGCAACAATTTGGTAGAAAAAATTATTTTGTTGCCTCCATTATTATATTTACCACAGCTTCATTTTTATGTGGAAATGCTACAAATATTTGGGAACTTATTATCTTCAGATTTATTCAAGGTCTTGGAGGTGGTGCTTTATTAGTAACTGCACAAACAATAATTACCGAAAGTTATCCTGTTGCAAAACGAGGAATGGCGCAAGCTATTTATGGAATGGGTGTAATTGTTGGTCCTACACTTGGACCACCTTTAGGAGGTTATCTTGTAGATAATTTTTCTTGGCCATACATTTTTTACATCAATATTCCGTTGGGAATTATGGCTGCTATTTTAGCTTTTACTTTCGTAAGAAGTCCAAAATACGGTGAAAAACTAAAAGCAAATCAAGTAGACTGGTTGGGAATATTTCTTCTAACCACTTTTATCGGATCCTTACAATTTGTTCTGGAGCACGGTCAACAAGATGATTGGTTTAACAATTCAACTATAACAGCTTTAAGCGTTACCTCGGTTTTTGGTTTAGTACTTTTTGTTTGGAGAGAATTGACATACAAACATCCCATTGTAAATTTGAGTGTTTTAAAAGATGGAAACCTAAGAATTGGCGTTGTAATGTGCTTTATTTTAGGATTTGGACTTTATGGTTCTACTTTAATTATTCCTATTTATACGCAAGCTATCCTAGGATGGACAGCCACCGATGCGGGATTGTTATTGATTCCGGGTTCAATCACCACCGCGTTCATGATGCCTATTATTGGTAAAATGATACAACGTGGAATTCCGCAAGGATATATGGTTGGTGTAGGATTTTTAATTTTCTTTTTCTTCACTTTAATGATGTACAACCGAATGACACCTAGTACTGGTGTAGAACATTTATTTTGGCCATTAATTTTAAGAGGAATTGGATTAGGACTACTATTTGTACCTATTACCACATTATCGCTTTCTACATTAAAGGGAAAACATATTGGTGAAGGAGCTGCTTTTACAGGAATGATGCGACAATTAGGAGGTTCGTTCGGTATTGCTATTATTACGACTTTCATCACGCGATTTACTCAAAAACACAGAATAGATTTAATTTCAAATCTAGACGCAAGCAAATTTGAGGTACAACAACGTGTTGCACTTTTGCAAAGAGGATTTATGTCCAAAGGGTTTAGTAGCAACGAAGCCTTGAAAAAAGCATATCAAATTATCGATTATTCGGTTTTAAAACAAAGTACCGTTTTATCCTACATGGATATCTTTCTTTATCTAGGAATTTTATTTCTGTTTTGCATTCCTATTATCTTTTTAATTAAAAAAGGAAAAAACAAAGTTAATCCTGCTGATGCGATGCATTAA
- the yaaA gene encoding peroxide stress protein YaaA has protein sequence MKIVISPAKSLNFEKALPTEVFSQPSFLKESKQVHQVLKQKKPAELSDLMGISDKLADLNWERNQNWKTPFKSTNARPAVYAFDGDVYTGLDAYTIPTDALDALQASLRILSGLYGLLKPLDLIQAYRLEMGTKLPIGENKNLYEFWKPIITKALNKELKKGELFINLASNEYFSAVDEKALKVPVITPDFKDYKDGKLKVISFFAKKARGMMVRYILDTNAQTIDDLKGFNYDGYQYDANLSKGNHLVFTR, from the coding sequence ATGAAAATCGTTATATCACCAGCCAAGTCTTTGAATTTTGAGAAAGCATTACCTACAGAAGTGTTTAGCCAACCTTCATTTTTAAAAGAATCCAAACAAGTTCATCAGGTTTTGAAACAAAAGAAACCTGCGGAATTATCTGATTTGATGGGTATTTCGGATAAGTTAGCGGATTTGAATTGGGAACGCAATCAGAATTGGAAAACACCTTTTAAGTCTACTAATGCTCGTCCAGCGGTTTATGCTTTTGATGGGGATGTGTATACAGGATTAGATGCTTATACGATTCCAACAGATGCGTTAGATGCTTTGCAAGCTAGTTTACGAATCCTATCGGGTTTATACGGACTCTTGAAACCCTTGGATTTAATTCAAGCTTACCGCCTAGAAATGGGAACCAAATTACCCATTGGTGAAAACAAAAATTTATATGAATTTTGGAAGCCAATAATTACCAAAGCATTGAACAAGGAGCTTAAAAAAGGAGAATTGTTTATCAATTTAGCTAGTAATGAATATTTTTCTGCTGTCGATGAAAAAGCATTAAAAGTACCTGTTATTACGCCGGATTTCAAAGATTACAAAGATGGAAAATTGAAAGTGATTAGTTTTTTTGCAAAAAAAGCAAGAGGCATGATGGTGCGTTATATTTTAGATACTAATGCGCAAACAATAGATGATTTAAAAGGATTTAATTATGATGGGTATCAATATGATGCTAATTTGTCCAAAGGAAATCACTTGGTTTTTACACGATAA
- a CDS encoding GNAT family N-acetyltransferase: MNTIAIKKVSLSDLEPLQSICKTTFVETFADLNTPENIENYLHENFSVAQLSSEINNPNSDFYLAFSESEPIGYLKINFKDAQTEDITDNSLEIQRIYVAQAFHGKKMGQLLLDNVFTIAKQTAIDYIWLGVWEENHRAIQFYTKNGFEVFDKHLFILGVDEQTDLLMRFKL; this comes from the coding sequence ATGAATACTATAGCGATTAAAAAAGTCTCATTATCAGATCTTGAACCCTTACAATCCATTTGCAAAACAACCTTTGTGGAAACTTTTGCAGACTTGAATACTCCCGAAAATATTGAAAATTACCTACATGAAAATTTCAGTGTTGCACAATTGAGTTCCGAAATCAACAATCCTAATTCTGATTTTTATTTGGCTTTTTCCGAATCAGAACCTATTGGCTATTTAAAAATAAATTTTAAAGATGCGCAAACCGAAGACATAACGGACAACAGCTTAGAAATACAAAGAATCTATGTTGCACAAGCTTTCCACGGTAAAAAAATGGGGCAATTACTACTTGATAATGTCTTTACTATTGCAAAACAAACCGCTATTGATTATATTTGGCTAGGAGTTTGGGAAGAAAATCATCGTGCGATACAGTTTTATACTAAAAACGGTTTTGAAGTATTTGACAAACACCTTTTCATCCTTGGTGTTGACGAACAAACGGATTTATTAATGCGATTTAAACTTTAA
- a CDS encoding sulfite exporter TauE/SafE family protein, with product MDYFIICIAALIGSGLTLFSGFGLGTLLVPVFGLFFPIEIAIILTAIVHFLNNVFKLVLLGKSANINVVLRFGIPAIVFAFLGAYILSLLTDTPALMNYQLGSHRFEIKPIKLIIGIVLLFFSLFEVIPSLSNLQFDKKYLPIGGVLSGFFGGLSGNQGALRAAFLIRANLSKQSFIATGVVIACLVDISRLSIYAEKIIKHHTNFDYTLITLATLSAFIGAYFGNKLLAKVTVKTIQNIVTVMLILFSVLLILGIL from the coding sequence ATGGATTATTTCATTATTTGTATTGCTGCGCTAATTGGTTCTGGTTTAACCTTGTTCTCAGGATTCGGATTAGGAACTTTACTTGTTCCTGTATTCGGTTTATTTTTTCCAATAGAAATAGCAATCATTTTAACTGCAATTGTTCATTTCTTAAACAACGTTTTCAAATTAGTATTATTAGGTAAAAGCGCCAATATCAATGTGGTATTACGCTTTGGGATTCCAGCCATCGTTTTTGCATTTCTTGGAGCCTATATTCTTTCCTTACTAACCGATACTCCTGCCTTAATGAATTATCAATTAGGAAGTCATAGGTTTGAAATCAAACCAATAAAATTGATTATTGGAATTGTCCTATTATTTTTCTCTTTGTTTGAAGTGATTCCAAGTTTGTCCAATTTACAATTTGATAAAAAATACCTGCCTATTGGTGGTGTCTTAAGTGGTTTTTTTGGTGGACTTTCGGGAAATCAAGGGGCTTTAAGGGCTGCTTTTTTAATCCGAGCTAATTTATCTAAACAATCTTTTATTGCAACAGGAGTAGTAATCGCGTGTCTGGTTGATATTTCAAGATTGAGTATTTATGCTGAAAAAATAATAAAACACCATACTAATTTTGATTATACTTTAATCACTTTGGCTACACTTTCAGCATTTATCGGAGCCTATTTTGGTAACAAACTCTTGGCTAAAGTAACCGTTAAAACCATTCAAAATATAGTGACGGTAATGCTGATTCTGTTTTCCGTTTTATTGATATTAGGCATTCTTTAA